A part of Pectobacterium cacticida genomic DNA contains:
- a CDS encoding branched-chain amino acid ABC transporter permease encodes MFNASTTLGAQGRNLAIIAVTVALLVGINLLFNDYVIRVISTVFVFMILAVSYNLINGVTGQLSLEPNGFVAVGAYVTAIFILSSESKLDMYEMAAPSDFVLMLHASFLPALLISGLCAAVLAVCLAFPVFRVRGDYLAIVTLGFGFIIKILAINNPQITNGAIGLNDIPQQPHLLFWCGITALLATGMILQLVWSKYGRMMKAIRDDEDAAIAMGVNTFKIKTCAFATSAFFEGIGGGLLASLLTTIAPGLFDFMLTFQLLIIIVLGGLGSTTGALLGTIVVVGSGEWLRFLDQPLSMFGYDLGAYPGLRMVVFSLLLLLIMLFAREGLLGKKEIWQVRFGRHRHDSQ; translated from the coding sequence ATGTTTAACGCTTCAACCACGCTTGGCGCTCAGGGGCGAAATCTGGCGATCATTGCCGTCACTGTGGCGCTGCTTGTCGGAATCAATCTGCTCTTTAATGACTACGTTATTCGGGTTATCAGTACCGTATTTGTCTTTATGATTCTGGCCGTTAGCTACAACCTGATTAACGGCGTTACCGGCCAGCTCTCACTGGAGCCGAACGGCTTTGTTGCTGTAGGCGCCTATGTCACCGCGATTTTTATCTTATCTTCCGAAAGTAAGCTGGATATGTATGAAATGGCTGCGCCCAGCGATTTTGTTTTGATGCTACATGCCAGTTTTCTGCCCGCACTGCTGATCAGTGGTCTGTGTGCCGCCGTGCTCGCGGTGTGTCTGGCCTTTCCGGTCTTCCGGGTGCGCGGCGACTATCTGGCGATTGTGACGCTGGGATTCGGTTTTATTATCAAGATCCTCGCCATCAATAACCCGCAAATCACCAATGGGGCAATTGGGCTGAACGACATACCCCAGCAGCCGCATCTGCTCTTTTGGTGTGGGATCACAGCGTTACTGGCGACCGGCATGATCTTGCAACTGGTGTGGTCTAAATATGGTCGAATGATGAAAGCCATTCGTGATGATGAAGATGCGGCCATTGCGATGGGCGTCAACACCTTCAAAATTAAAACCTGCGCCTTTGCCACCAGCGCCTTCTTTGAAGGGATTGGCGGTGGCTTACTGGCGTCATTACTGACCACCATCGCACCGGGGTTGTTTGACTTTATGCTCACGTTTCAACTGCTAATCATTATTGTGCTCGGCGGACTGGGCAGCACCACCGGTGCGCTATTGGGCACCATCGTTGTAGTAGGGAGCGGCGAGTGGTTGCGCTTTCTCGATCAACCGTTGTCGATGTTTGGCTACGATCTAGGGGCTTATCCAGGTCTACGTATGGTGGTTTTCTCCTTGCTGTTGTTGCTGATCATGTTGTTTGCCCGTGAAGGGTTGCTTGGTAAGAAGGAAATCTGGCAGGTTCGTTTCGGGAGGCATCGCCATGACAGCCAATAA
- the dgcN gene encoding N-acetyltransferase DgcN, whose protein sequence is MNIQKPYLLFLGDAHDQLAAKVADGIKQWHPEYCVGQYRMANCHADCHLTDMDIETAAKAGAKTLVVGVANRGGIISQAWISILSTALKHGLDLAAGLHNKLADVPELKTLADSLGRNLFDVRHPTESYPVANGRKRAGKRVLPVGTDCSCGKMYTALAIEKEILSRGGKATFRATGQTGILISGAGISVDAVVSDFVSGAVETLTPENDADHWDVIEGQGSLFHPSFAGVTTGLIHGAQPDALVLCHEPTRTHMRGVDYPIPDIADCMALNLKMAQLTNPEARFVGISLNTSALSDADALALMADLEHRYGLPVVDPFRQGVGAIVDNLVAQ, encoded by the coding sequence ATGAATATTCAAAAGCCCTATCTGCTTTTTCTGGGTGACGCACACGATCAACTGGCAGCGAAAGTAGCCGATGGGATTAAACAGTGGCACCCGGAATATTGTGTTGGGCAGTATCGTATGGCGAATTGCCATGCTGATTGTCATCTCACCGATATGGATATTGAAACGGCTGCGAAAGCTGGCGCCAAAACGTTGGTTGTCGGCGTCGCTAACCGTGGCGGTATTATTTCGCAAGCCTGGATTTCCATTCTCAGTACGGCATTAAAGCATGGGTTGGATTTAGCCGCGGGGCTACATAATAAACTGGCTGATGTTCCAGAGTTAAAAACACTGGCGGACAGCCTCGGTCGCAATTTGTTTGATGTGCGCCATCCGACCGAATCATATCCTGTGGCCAATGGACGCAAACGCGCGGGCAAACGTGTATTGCCGGTCGGGACTGATTGCTCCTGCGGCAAAATGTATACCGCGTTAGCCATTGAAAAAGAGATCCTTTCACGCGGTGGAAAAGCGACTTTCCGAGCCACCGGCCAGACCGGTATTTTGATCAGCGGCGCTGGCATTAGCGTGGATGCAGTGGTATCGGATTTCGTTTCCGGTGCAGTAGAAACGCTGACGCCAGAGAATGACGCCGACCACTGGGATGTTATTGAAGGGCAAGGCTCGTTGTTCCATCCGTCTTTCGCCGGAGTCACCACCGGCCTTATTCATGGCGCACAACCTGATGCGCTGGTGCTCTGCCATGAGCCGACCCGCACGCATATGCGTGGCGTGGATTACCCCATTCCGGATATTGCCGACTGCATGGCGCTGAATCTAAAGATGGCGCAATTAACCAACCCGGAAGCCCGGTTTGTGGGGATCTCGCTGAACACCTCAGCCCTTAGCGACGCCGATGCCCTGGCGTTAATGGCGGATCTGGAACACCGCTACGGCCTGCCAGTAGTAGATCCATTCCGCCAAGGCGTGGGCGCGATTGTCGATAATCTGGTGGCACAATAA
- a CDS encoding ABC transporter ATP-binding protein — protein sequence MLSARELKVFYGVIQGLKGVDIEIKDREIVTLIGSNGAGKTSTLNGIINLVRSTGTVNFLNEDISRSQTHHIVRKGLALVPEGRKIFTNLTIEENLRMGAYNNLASFTRLRDRMFGLFPRLKERRKQMAGTMSGGEQQMLAIARALMSEPVLLMLDEPSLGLAPKIVGELFSTIRQLRKENITILLVEQNATAALTIADRAYVLENGKIVLTGTAQDVLANPEVKKMYLGG from the coding sequence ATGCTTAGCGCCCGTGAGCTGAAAGTGTTTTATGGCGTCATTCAGGGGCTGAAGGGCGTAGATATTGAGATTAAGGACCGGGAAATAGTCACACTGATTGGCAGTAATGGGGCGGGGAAAACGTCCACCCTGAACGGCATCATTAATCTGGTGCGATCCACTGGCACGGTTAATTTTCTCAATGAAGATATTTCGCGTAGCCAGACGCATCATATCGTGCGCAAGGGGTTAGCATTGGTGCCTGAAGGGAGAAAAATTTTTACCAATCTGACCATCGAAGAAAATCTGCGGATGGGGGCGTATAACAATCTGGCCAGCTTTACGCGCTTGCGCGATCGGATGTTCGGTTTATTTCCGCGCCTGAAGGAGCGCCGTAAGCAGATGGCGGGAACCATGAGCGGTGGTGAGCAACAGATGCTGGCCATTGCCCGTGCGCTGATGAGCGAGCCGGTACTGCTCATGCTTGATGAGCCAAGCCTGGGGCTAGCGCCAAAGATTGTCGGTGAGTTGTTTAGCACGATTCGCCAACTGCGTAAGGAGAACATCACCATATTGCTGGTTGAGCAAAACGCTACGGCGGCGCTGACCATTGCCGACCGGGCTTATGTATTGGAAAATGGGAAGATAGTGCTCACAGGGACAGCGCAGGACGTGCTCGCCAACCCGGAAGTGAAGAAGATGTACCTCGGGGGATGA
- a CDS encoding methyl-accepting chemotaxis protein has translation MRLIKNIAIRTAMLWVLGVFCVIWGGVSLYTLFSFKEMTTTSKTSTLLVQNMNVISQGNDQYFRMVTRLARAVEARRIGDMATADKEQASSLVALDNLKSGLAAFNTLDHAGVDTALVEAVSRDWRNLIAQGVDPLYQNAAANAFEDYQNQAKNIVPPLSRQFGASASAFSKASAEKFEAAGIRFGHLTTTGQNILFSGLALGLIMLFLTDRYLVVYMVRPLNSLRDHFRVIASGHLGKPIPDMGNNCVGRLFPLLRDMQGSLASTVSTIRNSADSIYQGASEIASGNNDLSSRTEEQASALEETAASMEQLTATVKQNAENANHASKLALQASTTAKKGGGIVDDVVKTMAEISGSSRKIAEITTVINGIAFQTNILALNAAVEAARAGEQGRGFAVVAGEVRSLAQRSAQAAKEIEGLISESVRCVDTGSHLVGDAGNTMRDIVQAVTNVTDIMGEIASASEEQSKGIAQVAQAVAEMDNVTQQNAALVEQASSAALSLEEQAAVLNQAVSLFQLSEYQSTQPAVAAKPTQKVRALVSRVGKAPTASNENWETF, from the coding sequence ATGAGACTAATAAAAAATATTGCCATCAGAACCGCTATGCTGTGGGTGCTGGGCGTTTTTTGCGTCATTTGGGGGGGCGTATCGCTATACACCTTGTTCTCTTTTAAAGAGATGACGACAACCTCAAAGACCAGCACCCTGCTGGTTCAGAATATGAATGTTATTAGCCAGGGAAACGATCAGTACTTTCGTATGGTAACCCGTTTAGCGCGTGCTGTTGAGGCTCGCCGTATCGGTGACATGGCAACTGCAGATAAAGAGCAGGCCTCTTCATTGGTTGCCCTGGATAATTTAAAGTCAGGTTTGGCGGCGTTTAATACGCTCGATCATGCGGGAGTGGATACCGCGTTGGTTGAAGCTGTTAGCCGTGATTGGCGGAATCTGATTGCCCAAGGGGTAGATCCGCTGTACCAAAATGCCGCAGCCAATGCGTTTGAAGACTACCAGAATCAGGCTAAAAATATTGTGCCGCCGCTGAGCCGCCAGTTTGGCGCGTCAGCATCCGCCTTCAGCAAGGCTAGCGCGGAGAAGTTTGAGGCAGCGGGTATCCGTTTCGGGCACCTCACCACGACGGGACAGAACATTTTATTCAGCGGGTTGGCGCTCGGCCTGATAATGCTGTTTCTGACCGATCGCTATCTGGTGGTCTATATGGTTCGTCCGTTAAATAGCCTGCGCGACCACTTTCGCGTGATTGCTTCCGGCCATCTGGGTAAGCCGATCCCAGACATGGGTAACAATTGTGTTGGCCGCCTGTTCCCGCTACTGCGCGACATGCAGGGGAGCCTTGCCAGCACGGTAAGTACGATTAGGAACAGCGCGGACTCTATCTATCAGGGAGCCTCTGAGATTGCGTCCGGTAACAACGATCTATCATCGCGTACCGAAGAACAAGCATCTGCGCTGGAAGAAACCGCAGCCAGCATGGAGCAACTCACGGCAACGGTGAAACAGAACGCAGAAAACGCCAATCATGCCAGCAAACTGGCATTACAAGCCTCGACAACGGCGAAAAAGGGAGGCGGCATCGTTGATGACGTAGTGAAAACAATGGCCGAGATCTCCGGTAGTTCGCGGAAGATCGCCGAAATTACTACGGTGATAAACGGGATCGCGTTTCAGACTAATATTCTGGCATTGAATGCGGCGGTAGAAGCGGCGCGCGCGGGTGAGCAGGGGCGTGGGTTTGCCGTGGTGGCGGGAGAGGTGCGTAGTCTGGCGCAGCGTAGCGCACAGGCGGCGAAGGAGATTGAAGGGCTGATTTCCGAGTCGGTGCGCTGTGTCGATACCGGTTCTCATTTGGTCGGCGATGCGGGCAATACCATGCGGGATATTGTGCAGGCGGTGACCAACGTGACGGATATTATGGGGGAAATTGCCTCGGCCTCGGAAGAACAAAGCAAGGGGATCGCACAGGTAGCCCAGGCGGTAGCGGAAATGGACAATGTGACGCAGCAAAATGCCGCGTTGGTGGAGCAGGCTTCATCGGCGGCTTTATCGCTCGAAGAGCAAGCTGCGGTGCTAAATCAGGCGGTATCGCTGTTCCAGCTGTCTGAATATCAATCCACTCAGCCAGCCGTAGCGGCAAAACCGACGCAGAAAGTGCGGGCACTAGTTTCTCGTGTTGGTAAGGCGCCAACGGCGAGTAACGAAAATTGGGAAACCTTCTAA
- a CDS encoding branched-chain amino acid ABC transporter permease has protein sequence MDGAIFLQQVVNGMSLGGMYALIAIGYTMVYGVLRLINFAHADVMMVGAFATLFLFSSLALPFGAAILLTLALCGLLGMFIDRVAYRPLRQASKISMLITAIGVSFFLENLFNVLFGGSSRFFEAPGWFNETLAFGQIIITNVAWVVPLITVLLLLAILWLLYRTRYGMAIRAVAFDVNTVRLMGIDANRIISLVFALGSSLAALGGVFYAISYPTIDPLMGVLIGLKAFAAAVLGGIGSVTGAVLGGFILGFTEVVAVAIYPELGGYKDAFAFMFLILVLLFRPVGIMGDERLERSRF, from the coding sequence ATGGATGGCGCTATTTTTCTCCAGCAGGTCGTCAATGGCATGAGCTTAGGCGGTATGTACGCGCTAATCGCCATTGGCTATACCATGGTGTATGGCGTCCTGCGTCTGATCAACTTCGCCCATGCGGATGTGATGATGGTCGGGGCGTTTGCGACGCTATTTTTGTTTTCATCCCTTGCGCTGCCCTTCGGGGCGGCTATTTTACTGACGCTGGCTCTGTGCGGTCTATTAGGTATGTTCATTGACCGGGTAGCATATCGTCCTCTGCGGCAGGCATCGAAAATTTCGATGCTGATCACGGCTATTGGTGTCAGCTTTTTCCTGGAAAATCTGTTTAACGTGCTGTTCGGCGGTAGCTCACGCTTCTTTGAGGCCCCAGGCTGGTTTAACGAAACGCTGGCTTTCGGTCAGATCATCATTACCAATGTAGCGTGGGTCGTTCCGCTGATTACTGTGCTATTGCTGTTGGCGATCCTCTGGTTGCTCTACCGTACCCGCTACGGCATGGCAATCCGCGCGGTGGCCTTTGACGTCAATACGGTGCGACTGATGGGCATTGATGCCAACCGCATCATCTCGCTGGTCTTTGCATTGGGCAGCAGTCTTGCCGCATTGGGCGGCGTCTTTTATGCCATCAGTTACCCGACCATCGATCCACTAATGGGGGTGTTAATTGGCTTGAAAGCCTTTGCCGCCGCAGTTTTGGGAGGTATTGGTAGCGTCACTGGCGCGGTTCTGGGCGGGTTTATCCTCGGCTTTACCGAAGTGGTCGCCGTCGCCATTTATCCAGAGCTCGGCGGCTATAAGGACGCGTTTGCCTTTATGTTTTTGATTCTGGTTTTATTGTTCCGCCCGGTAGGCATCATGGGTGACGAACGTTTGGAAAGGAGCCGCTTCTAA
- a CDS encoding D-amino-acid transaminase: MSRTVYLNGEYLSEDAANISIFDRGFLFADAVYEVTAVVNSKLVDFAGHYARLARSCRELGLTLPQTENELRDIHQRLLEANALTEGGIYLQLTRGNSGDRDFHYPSPGTPPTLVLFTQARPVVNHPAASKGIRIVTCPDIRWQRRDIKTVQLLAPCMAKAWAEANGADDAFLVEDGFITEGSACNCYIVLADNTIVTRPLSNSILHGITRKALLRLGEEHGVTFEERLFTPEEARQASEVFISSATTFVWPVINVDGQQIGDGHPGPITQRLRKIYLDMLP, translated from the coding sequence ATGTCACGCACGGTATATCTTAACGGAGAGTATTTATCTGAAGACGCGGCAAACATTTCCATTTTTGATCGCGGTTTTTTATTTGCCGACGCGGTTTATGAAGTGACAGCGGTGGTAAACAGCAAGCTAGTGGACTTTGCCGGCCATTACGCTCGTTTGGCACGCTCCTGTCGGGAATTGGGATTAACGTTGCCGCAGACTGAAAATGAACTGCGGGATATTCATCAACGATTACTCGAGGCGAATGCGCTCACTGAAGGGGGAATCTATCTGCAACTGACGCGCGGGAACAGTGGGGATAGAGATTTTCACTATCCATCACCCGGTACGCCCCCCACGCTGGTGCTTTTTACTCAGGCGCGCCCGGTCGTAAACCATCCTGCCGCCAGCAAAGGGATCCGGATAGTGACCTGCCCGGATATTCGCTGGCAGCGCCGGGATATTAAAACCGTCCAATTGCTGGCCCCCTGTATGGCGAAAGCCTGGGCCGAGGCCAATGGCGCCGACGACGCTTTTCTGGTGGAAGATGGCTTTATCACCGAGGGCAGCGCCTGTAACTGCTATATCGTCCTCGCGGACAACACTATCGTCACTCGCCCGCTTAGCAATAGCATTTTGCACGGCATCACCCGCAAAGCATTGTTACGTTTGGGAGAAGAACATGGTGTGACCTTCGAAGAGCGGTTATTTACGCCAGAAGAGGCCCGTCAGGCAAGTGAAGTATTTATCAGTTCCGCCACCACCTTTGTCTGGCCGGTGATAAATGTCGATGGTCAACAAATCGGTGATGGTCATCCGGGGCCAATTACCCAACGTCTGCGCAAGATTTATCTCGACATGCTGCCTTGA
- the dgcA gene encoding N-acetyl-D-Glu racemase DgcA: MMELIVAHECWPLRHVFTIARGSRHQADVVTATLQRDGFTGRGECLPYARYGESVESVMAQIDNLRPLLAAGMTRAQLQDALPAGAARNALDCAFWDLECKSSGQTIWQRAGQPLPHNLHTAYTLSLDTPENMQQMAQENSWRPLLKLKLADEQDIARVMAVRKGAPRARIIVDANEGWDEAMYLRQTPELARLGVSLIEQPLPAGDDDVLAQLPHPVPLCADESCHSVTSLANIAGRYEMVNIKLDKTGGLTEALRVRDEATRLGLQVMVGCMVSTSLSMAPAVVVAQQASVVDLDGPLLLAEDREHGLHYDGSELFPPVPALWG, encoded by the coding sequence ATAATGGAACTCATTGTTGCCCATGAATGCTGGCCGCTACGCCATGTGTTTACCATCGCCAGGGGCAGTCGGCATCAGGCCGACGTGGTAACGGCAACCCTTCAACGAGATGGTTTTACCGGAAGAGGCGAGTGCTTGCCTTACGCACGCTACGGTGAGTCGGTAGAAAGCGTGATGGCACAGATAGATAATCTGCGTCCACTACTGGCGGCGGGGATGACACGCGCGCAGTTACAAGACGCCCTACCGGCCGGCGCGGCTCGTAACGCGCTCGATTGCGCTTTCTGGGATCTGGAGTGTAAATCTTCGGGACAGACTATCTGGCAACGGGCAGGGCAACCCTTACCCCATAATCTGCATACCGCCTATACGTTGTCGCTAGATACCCCAGAGAATATGCAACAGATGGCGCAGGAGAACAGTTGGCGTCCGTTGCTTAAGCTCAAACTTGCCGATGAACAGGATATTGCCCGAGTGATGGCGGTACGCAAGGGGGCACCGCGGGCCAGAATCATTGTCGATGCAAACGAAGGCTGGGACGAGGCAATGTATCTACGCCAGACCCCCGAACTGGCGCGACTTGGCGTATCACTGATCGAGCAACCACTGCCTGCTGGAGACGATGACGTGCTGGCACAATTACCGCACCCGGTGCCGCTCTGTGCCGACGAATCCTGTCACTCGGTGACGTCGCTGGCCAACATCGCTGGGCGCTACGAGATGGTTAACATCAAACTGGATAAAACCGGCGGCTTGACGGAAGCGCTACGGGTGCGGGATGAAGCCACGCGGCTGGGTTTACAGGTGATGGTTGGCTGTATGGTCAGTACCTCATTATCCATGGCACCCGCCGTAGTCGTCGCGCAACAAGCGAGTGTGGTAGACCTCGATGGTCCATTGCTGCTGGCTGAAGATCGCGAACACGGACTGCATTACGACGGTAGTGAACTTTTCCCACCAGTCCCGGCATTATGGGGCTAG
- a CDS encoding ABC transporter ATP-binding protein, with protein MTANKAILEVQDIVMQFGGLRAIDNVSFHVEEAEIFGLIGPNGAGKTTLFNVITANYKPTSGNVVLDGKSVKGLKPNNVVNAGIARTFQNIRLFNSMTVLENVMVGLDHASRYSLLEAALHIGRYFPAERAAKAKAMALLEYIGIAQYATTQATNLSYGNQRKVEIARALATGPKLLLLDEPAAGMNPKETEDLASLIFRMRQDYQLSVLLIEHDMPFVNALCERVMVLEYGKPLFSGLMSEAIQHPEVISAYLGDVSYA; from the coding sequence ATGACAGCCAATAAAGCTATCCTTGAGGTGCAGGATATCGTTATGCAATTCGGTGGATTACGCGCCATCGACAACGTGAGCTTTCACGTAGAGGAGGCCGAAATATTTGGCCTGATTGGCCCAAATGGCGCGGGGAAAACCACATTATTTAACGTTATCACCGCCAACTATAAGCCAACCAGCGGAAATGTGGTGCTGGATGGGAAATCAGTCAAAGGGCTAAAACCCAACAATGTGGTGAACGCCGGCATTGCACGAACCTTCCAGAATATCCGCCTGTTTAACTCAATGACCGTGTTAGAAAATGTGATGGTCGGCCTTGATCACGCCAGCCGCTATTCGCTATTGGAAGCAGCGCTGCACATTGGTCGCTACTTCCCGGCGGAAAGAGCCGCCAAAGCAAAAGCGATGGCGCTTCTGGAATACATCGGCATCGCTCAATATGCCACCACGCAGGCCACTAATCTGAGCTATGGCAATCAGCGTAAGGTTGAGATCGCTCGTGCGCTGGCAACCGGGCCAAAGCTGTTGCTGCTGGACGAACCTGCCGCAGGGATGAACCCCAAAGAGACGGAAGATCTGGCCAGCCTGATATTTCGCATGCGTCAGGATTATCAACTGAGTGTGCTGCTTATTGAGCATGACATGCCGTTCGTTAACGCGCTGTGTGAGCGAGTGATGGTGTTGGAATATGGCAAACCCTTGTTTAGCGGGTTGATGTCCGAGGCGATTCAACATCCGGAGGTGATCTCCGCCTACTTGGGAGACGTGAGTTATGCTTAG
- the seqA gene encoding replication initiation negative regulator SeqA, with product MKTIEVDEELYRYIASHTQHIGESASDILRRMLKFTAGQPVVENAVTSPSAVSPSPRDRVRTLRELLLSDEYAEQNKAINRFMLVLSTLYTLSPQEFAAATESLHGRTRIYFAGDQQTLLQHGTHTKPKHIPGTPYWVITNTNTGRKRSMVEHIMLAMQFPAELTEKVCGTI from the coding sequence ATGAAAACTATTGAAGTCGACGAAGAGCTTTATCGTTACATTGCCAGCCACACACAGCATATCGGCGAGAGCGCATCGGATATTTTACGACGTATGCTGAAATTTACCGCTGGTCAGCCTGTGGTGGAGAATGCGGTAACGTCGCCGTCTGCTGTGTCGCCAAGCCCGCGCGATCGGGTCCGGACTTTACGCGAGCTGTTGCTCTCGGATGAATACGCGGAGCAGAATAAGGCGATCAACCGCTTTATGCTGGTTTTATCCACGTTATATACCTTATCACCGCAGGAATTTGCTGCCGCAACGGAGTCCCTTCATGGTCGCACTCGCATTTATTTCGCGGGCGATCAGCAAACGTTGCTCCAGCATGGTACACACACGAAACCCAAACACATCCCCGGCACGCCATACTGGGTCATTACCAACACCAATACGGGGCGTAAACGTAGTATGGTTGAACACATCATGCTGGCAATGCAGTTCCCTGCGGAACTGACAGAGAAAGTG
- the ybfF gene encoding esterase, which yields MKLNHRRLYAHQPTNNLPIVLIHGLFGTLDNLGVLGRDLQHTHDILQIDLRNHGLSPRSPQMNYSAMAQDVITLLDELNIARVSVIGHSMGGKVAMALSAMIPERLGKLVAIDIAPVDYQVRRHDTIFAALRAVTEAGLSSRSEAAALMRQYIKEEGVIQFLLKSFQHGEWRFNVPVLWDEYDNIVGWQEIPSWDGPILFIRGGNSPYLDDRYRDALLRQFPAARAHVVSGAGHWVHSEKPDAVLRAIHRFLDTN from the coding sequence ATGAAATTGAATCATCGCAGGCTTTATGCGCATCAGCCCACAAATAATCTCCCGATCGTCCTGATCCATGGCCTTTTCGGCACACTGGATAACCTTGGCGTATTAGGGCGGGATTTACAACATACGCATGACATCCTGCAAATCGATTTACGTAACCATGGCTTATCACCCCGTTCACCCCAGATGAACTATTCCGCAATGGCGCAGGATGTCATCACGCTACTTGATGAGCTCAATATCGCGCGCGTGAGCGTTATTGGTCACTCTATGGGCGGGAAAGTCGCGATGGCGCTCAGTGCCATGATTCCCGAACGGCTGGGCAAGTTGGTGGCGATTGATATTGCCCCCGTCGACTATCAGGTGCGTCGCCATGACACTATTTTCGCCGCGTTACGGGCTGTCACGGAAGCGGGCTTGTCATCACGTAGCGAAGCGGCAGCGCTCATGCGGCAGTATATAAAGGAAGAAGGCGTGATACAGTTTTTGCTGAAATCCTTCCAACACGGCGAGTGGCGCTTTAACGTACCGGTTCTGTGGGACGAGTACGACAATATTGTTGGCTGGCAAGAGATCCCTTCCTGGGATGGGCCAATATTGTTCATTCGTGGCGGCAATTCTCCTTATCTTGACGACCGCTACCGCGATGCGCTGTTACGCCAGTTCCCGGCGGCGCGTGCGCATGTCGTTAGCGGTGCCGGTCACTGGGTCCATTCGGAAAAGCCCGACGCGGTTTTGCGCGCCATCCACCGATTTCTGGACACGAACTAA
- the ybfE gene encoding LexA regulated protein — protein MAKEQTDRTTLDLFADERRPGRPKTNPLTRDEQLRINKRNQLRRDKVRGLRRVELKINSDAVNILNSLAEARNISRSELIEEMLLAQLAEQQRE, from the coding sequence ATGGCAAAAGAACAAACGGATCGCACCACACTGGATCTCTTCGCCGACGAGCGTCGTCCGGGTCGGCCCAAGACCAACCCGCTCACGCGCGATGAACAACTCAGAATTAACAAGCGGAATCAGTTACGTCGCGATAAAGTGCGAGGCCTGCGCCGAGTCGAATTAAAGATCAATAGTGACGCCGTCAATATCCTGAACAGCCTGGCTGAAGCGCGTAATATTAGCCGCAGCGAATTAATTGAAGAGATGCTATTGGCGCAATTAGCTGAACAGCAACGCGAATAG
- a CDS encoding ABC transporter substrate-binding protein: MAVLVSGLTGVQSATAAEIKIGVVLPLSGALSGYGQPSQKGLELIQSITPTLKNGDTIKLIVIDDKSDKVEAANAMQRLVSSDKVDAVIGEVTSGNTLAMVKIADDSKTPLVSPTATNDRVTRNHPYVSRVCFSDSFQGVVGANLASRDLNAKTAAIVYDSSNDYSVGLAKAFRTQFLKNGGTIPIEVQAPSGSKDFKAQLSSVKAKNVDMIYMPIYYTEGALIAVQAKQLGLSKPVVGGDGLAADPVFFEVGKDAVNGYMTTDYYSPNAKEQTPAGAAFIKAWEEKYQTPTHTWGAMTADAYNVIVNAMNQCTDAKDRVCVNEKIRATKDFQGVTGALTLKDGDAVRSAVINEVKDGQLTFKTVVNP; the protein is encoded by the coding sequence CTGGCAGTGTTGGTTTCCGGGCTAACTGGCGTACAGAGTGCGACGGCAGCAGAGATTAAAATTGGCGTTGTGTTGCCCTTAAGTGGCGCGCTCAGCGGTTACGGTCAGCCTTCGCAAAAAGGGCTGGAGCTGATCCAAAGCATCACTCCAACGTTGAAAAATGGCGACACCATTAAACTGATCGTCATTGATGACAAGAGCGACAAGGTGGAGGCGGCCAACGCGATGCAGCGTTTGGTCTCCAGCGACAAAGTGGATGCCGTGATTGGTGAGGTTACTTCAGGCAACACACTGGCAATGGTAAAAATTGCCGATGACAGTAAAACCCCGCTGGTCTCTCCGACCGCCACCAACGACCGCGTGACGCGCAACCATCCTTATGTCAGCCGTGTCTGTTTCTCCGACAGCTTCCAGGGCGTGGTTGGCGCAAACCTCGCATCACGCGACCTGAACGCGAAGACCGCCGCTATCGTTTATGACAGCAGCAACGATTATTCCGTGGGGCTGGCGAAAGCATTCCGCACCCAGTTCCTGAAAAACGGCGGCACGATTCCTATCGAAGTGCAGGCGCCGTCCGGTAGCAAAGATTTTAAAGCCCAACTCTCCAGCGTGAAGGCCAAAAACGTCGACATGATTTATATGCCGATTTACTACACCGAAGGCGCACTGATTGCCGTTCAGGCGAAGCAGTTGGGGTTGAGCAAGCCAGTCGTGGGCGGCGATGGTCTGGCAGCCGATCCGGTGTTCTTTGAGGTAGGAAAAGATGCGGTTAATGGCTACATGACCACTGATTACTACTCACCAAACGCTAAAGAACAAACACCGGCAGGCGCAGCGTTCATCAAAGCCTGGGAAGAAAAATACCAAACACCTACTCACACCTGGGGAGCAATGACGGCAGATGCTTACAACGTCATTGTTAATGCGATGAATCAGTGTACCGATGCCAAAGATCGTGTTTGTGTGAACGAAAAAATCCGAGCTACGAAAGATTTTCAGGGGGTGACGGGCGCACTGACCCTGAAAGACGGTGATGCGGTGCGTAGTGCGGTGATCAACGAAGTGAAAGACGGGCAGTTGACATTCAAAACCGTAGTCAATCCATAG